One region of Cyanobacteria bacterium GSL.Bin1 genomic DNA includes:
- a CDS encoding GNAT family N-acetyltransferase, which translates to MDIEFRELGTVEISDLVELMNNPLVRRHMPLSNDNFGVRECESFLSAKAALWQEYGYGPWAFFIDDEFAGWGGLQPEDGYPDLALVLHPNHWGVGNILYKEIVRRAFGEMKLKAISVLLPVTRKSANSLLRLGFRQHGTVTLENKQFNRYLLEKPAYSRHSKN; encoded by the coding sequence ATGGATATTGAATTTAGAGAGCTAGGAACAGTTGAAATATCGGATTTAGTCGAACTCATGAACAACCCATTGGTACGTAGGCACATGCCACTATCAAACGATAACTTCGGCGTTCGTGAATGTGAGTCTTTTCTGTCCGCAAAGGCAGCTTTGTGGCAAGAATACGGATATGGTCCTTGGGCTTTCTTTATTGATGATGAATTCGCAGGCTGGGGTGGCTTACAACCTGAAGATGGATATCCTGATCTCGCCTTAGTCCTGCACCCCAATCATTGGGGAGTCGGCAACATACTCTACAAAGAAATTGTCCGACGTGCGTTTGGAGAAATGAAACTTAAAGCAATTTCAGTGCTTCTGCCGGTCACTAGAAAAAGTGCCAACAGCCTTTTAAGACTAGGATTTCGGCAACATGGAACAGTCACGTTAGAAAACAAGCAATTCAACAGGTATTTGCTTGAAAAACCTGCGTACAGCAGGCACTCCAAAAATTGA
- a CDS encoding adenylate kinase encodes MKKVAVFGNTGGGKSTLSQRLADITGLPWVPLDSMQYRPGGDEVPHTEFKAAHDALLKQDQWVVDGFGSMDTLWERLAVADTLIYLDMPVWRHYWWVTKRFLQSAWVPPAGWPERSPLLKGTLKSYTIVRLCHTKLTPKYRDYVERAKATKQVYHLRSRQDITQFYQTIAALPRS; translated from the coding sequence ATGAAAAAAGTTGCTGTATTTGGCAATACGGGTGGGGGAAAGTCTACCCTTAGCCAACGCCTAGCGGATATAACCGGACTGCCCTGGGTACCGCTCGATTCCATGCAATATAGGCCCGGTGGCGACGAAGTGCCCCATACCGAGTTCAAAGCAGCCCATGATGCGCTACTGAAACAAGACCAGTGGGTCGTGGACGGCTTTGGCTCTATGGATACCCTGTGGGAACGACTGGCTGTAGCCGACACCCTAATATATCTCGACATGCCCGTATGGCGGCATTACTGGTGGGTAACGAAGCGCTTCCTCCAAAGTGCCTGGGTACCGCCTGCCGGTTGGCCAGAGCGAAGCCCATTACTGAAAGGGACGCTGAAATCTTATACCATCGTTCGGCTGTGCCATACCAAACTGACGCCCAAATATCGAGACTATGTGGAGAGGGCAAAGGCGACAAAGCAGGTCTATCATTTGCGATCACGCCAAGATATCACCCAGTTCTACCAAACCATAGCCGCACTACCCAGGAGTTGA
- a CDS encoding DUF4112 domain-containing protein — protein MRQDVKRNSQNRDPALTRVRRLSRFLDNAITIPGTSYRVGVDPLLGLFPGMGDYLGAFLSGYIVFEAARLGSSRATLGRMVFNIILETVLGLIPGLGDIFDVFWKANAKNTTLLEQNLASSETREKTDWVFLVALLVGLALIIIGIASLSIWIFISVLQASPFI, from the coding sequence ATGCGTCAAGACGTCAAACGTAATTCCCAAAACCGTGATCCAGCTTTAACACGAGTGCGCCGTTTGAGCCGGTTTCTCGATAATGCAATTACCATCCCGGGTACCTCTTACCGGGTTGGCGTTGACCCACTCCTGGGTTTATTTCCAGGGATGGGAGACTATTTAGGGGCATTTTTATCAGGATACATTGTGTTTGAAGCGGCGCGTTTAGGGAGTTCTCGGGCTACATTGGGACGCATGGTTTTTAATATTATTTTAGAAACCGTTTTAGGGTTAATTCCAGGCTTAGGGGATATTTTTGATGTTTTTTGGAAAGCCAATGCAAAGAATACAACTTTGTTAGAACAAAACCTTGCTTCTTCCGAAACGCGAGAGAAAACAGACTGGGTATTTTTAGTGGCTTTACTGGTTGGACTCGCTTTAATTATTATTGGCATTGCCAGTCTTAGCATCTGGATTTTTATTTCAGTTCTTCAAGCCAGTCCTTTTATTTAG
- a CDS encoding methyltransferase domain-containing protein, whose translation MRLTTTIPPLEYWRTAPSIDTLRSRYDASADHWDNYLARLGQLHDYRLLFKSRAVRNCLSHLDPTSQILDCGVGTGAFSLGLLDSIAHSVQVSGVDISYPMLTHAQQNLKNRSPALDLRWGDIRRLPFADESFDAVIFAHVLEHLADPVAALYELARVLKPGAPLIGSVTRKGLGQVLMSLRWHNRGYASHQLDACLQAAGLDAVRTFDYGTGWSRWMCIAAIAVKPRGAIAQYHLDSSQPLEG comes from the coding sequence ATGCGATTAACAACAACAATCCCCCCATTAGAGTACTGGAGAACTGCTCCCAGTATCGACACCCTGAGATCGCGCTATGATGCCTCTGCTGATCATTGGGACAACTATTTGGCTCGTCTGGGTCAACTCCACGATTATCGTCTCCTGTTCAAAAGTCGGGCTGTTCGCAACTGCTTGAGCCATCTTGACCCCACCTCTCAAATTCTCGACTGCGGCGTGGGCACTGGAGCCTTCAGTCTGGGGCTTTTAGACAGTATCGCTCACTCAGTTCAGGTCTCTGGTGTCGATATTTCCTATCCTATGTTGACCCACGCTCAACAGAATTTGAAAAATCGGAGTCCAGCTCTCGATTTGCGATGGGGCGATATCCGGCGCTTACCGTTTGCCGATGAATCGTTTGATGCGGTGATTTTTGCCCATGTGTTGGAGCATCTGGCTGACCCCGTCGCCGCCTTGTATGAGCTGGCGCGAGTCCTGAAACCGGGTGCCCCGCTGATTGGCTCGGTGACTCGTAAAGGACTGGGTCAAGTACTGATGTCCCTGCGTTGGCACAACCGAGGTTACGCCTCCCATCAGCTAGACGCCTGCCTGCAAGCCGCCGGACTTGATGCTGTGAGGACGTTTGACTATGGTACGGGATGGTCGAGATGGATGTGCATCGCCGCGATCGCAGTTAAACCTAGAGGCGCGATCGCCCAATACCACCTCGATAGTTCTCAGCCTTTGGAAGGGTGA
- a CDS encoding zinc-binding dehydrogenase: protein MKAIVLTQYGSPEDLELKDIETPTPNEGEILVKVHASSVNDWDWCLVRGTPFYIRLLCGWRKPNIQIPGAEVAGRVTAVGANVTRFQPGDAVYGDISECGFGGFAEEVCVPENALALMPEKMTFPEAAAIPHAAMLAVQGLIDAGQLQPGQKLLINGAGGGVGTLGVQIAKAIGVKEVTGVDRASKFDLMRSVGFTHTIDYTQTDFTAGQERYDLILDTKTNRSPFQYLPVLNPGGTYVTVGGLTSRLFQVLLFGPVIRWLTQRTVRLVNLKPNQDLAYVNGLFTAGQLKPAIDGPYHLSEVPRLIQYFGAGQHQGKVIIAHQF, encoded by the coding sequence ATGAAAGCAATCGTTTTGACCCAATACGGATCTCCGGAGGATCTGGAGCTGAAAGATATTGAAACGCCTACGCCTAACGAGGGCGAAATCTTAGTCAAAGTCCATGCCTCCTCAGTCAATGACTGGGATTGGTGCTTGGTCAGGGGCACTCCCTTTTACATTCGACTGCTCTGTGGTTGGCGCAAACCTAACATCCAGATCCCCGGTGCGGAAGTCGCTGGTCGGGTCACAGCAGTGGGAGCAAACGTCACCCGGTTTCAACCCGGAGATGCGGTCTATGGCGACATTTCTGAATGCGGGTTTGGCGGCTTTGCGGAGGAGGTGTGTGTGCCGGAAAACGCCCTGGCTCTAATGCCTGAGAAGATGACCTTCCCTGAGGCAGCGGCGATTCCCCATGCCGCGATGTTGGCTGTACAAGGGTTAATTGATGCCGGACAACTGCAGCCGGGTCAAAAACTGTTGATCAATGGGGCAGGTGGGGGTGTGGGTACCTTGGGGGTGCAAATTGCCAAGGCAATTGGGGTTAAAGAGGTGACTGGCGTCGATCGCGCTAGTAAATTTGACTTGATGCGCTCAGTCGGGTTTACTCACACCATTGATTACACCCAAACCGATTTCACGGCAGGGCAAGAGCGTTACGACTTGATTTTGGATACCAAGACGAATCGTTCCCCTTTCCAATATTTACCAGTGCTCAATCCTGGCGGTACTTACGTGACTGTTGGCGGTTTAACATCACGCCTGTTCCAGGTCCTATTGTTCGGGCCAGTTATTCGTTGGTTGACCCAGAGAACTGTGCGTTTAGTTAATCTAAAACCGAATCAAGATCTGGCCTATGTCAACGGACTGTTTACAGCGGGTCAGTTGAAACCAGCGATCGATGGTCCCTATCACCTGAGCGAGGTTCCCAGGCTAATTCAGTATTTTGGTGCAGGCCAGCATCAAGGAAAGGTCATTATTGCTCATCAATTTTGA
- a CDS encoding transposase, with product MRYHQSLPPLPRKNHRGRVKRRVGHNLLLRLRDYAEDVWQFLRPGVPFTNNQAERDLRMIKCKQKISGGFRTGESAENFAKIRSVISTARKQGRNLLQVLTQVLRSEVIIFS from the coding sequence TTGAGGTATCATCAATCTCTCCCCCCACTCCCCCGAAAAAATCACCGAGGCCGAGTTAAACGTCGAGTTGGACATAATCTTTTGCTGAGGTTACGAGATTATGCCGAAGATGTCTGGCAATTTTTAAGGCCGGGAGTCCCTTTTACCAATAATCAAGCGGAACGGGACCTACGGATGATCAAATGCAAGCAAAAAATTTCTGGGGGTTTTCGTACCGGTGAAAGTGCTGAGAATTTTGCCAAAATTCGTTCGGTGATTTCTACGGCGAGAAAACAAGGTCGAAACCTTCTGCAAGTTTTAACCCAAGTTTTGCGGAGTGAGGTGATTATTTTTTCTTAG
- a CDS encoding glycoside hydrolase: MKTKTIQGIVVAHTHWDRAWYLPFQSFRYRLVRMIDELIDLLESDAAFRFFTLDGQTVLLEDYLEIKPEKETRLKSLIQSGRILIGPWYTMPDLFLVSGEAVIRNLQVGRKWCQKFGNYMAVGYLPDPFGHFAQMPQILRGFEIDSYIFMRGLDAETKATHGAIFNWQAPDHSSVLAIYQREGYFPVGALGHPSVFGRFEGHEANLNLAKKQTEQVLETMLPLQGEKTLLLSNGFDHMPVQKEIPELLSKLNETVAGIELTQGTIPEFIAAIQAENQSHETYQGDLIGNADQPILASVYSTRMYLKQQNHAAQRLLSRYVEPISAWLESFGFGDDVRPFLEQAWRLLLKNHPHDDICGCSVDGVHDDDEFRFRQIEQLGDAMLVEQLESLLKQGFVPPQHTGEYTTDVFVFNSHPWEATYQVETSIYFPNPDGEWGDPLPPLALAGCEGHGKPIKISVLHTEAPRARSRYLETTWGRRYDIAFSITLPPLGYQLVHIYQDHQPLPETPPDQPLVLENERYWLAIKDQQVILTAECGRAQAPELDSGERSTEKATQTTFSDFLQLEYQLDGGDTYSFSPVPEFQPVWGTLKTATLHPQKTDTLRLSYQLTVPKGYSGEKGIFGETTLNITVDLTLTPHAAVGITIHYENTAENGRLRAVLPLGFSTKESLADGHFRLVSREKPALRTPESDPERYQTYPGELDYPTHHQGDFILFSGDDYQVWVANQGLPEYEVMGEQVAITLHRAVGDLSVGKGRIRPCQAGPSVPTPGAQCQRKLSAELAYGIADLPQSKIIRYAREFSHPAWVREMPYLPYLNAVGELARCGSLCAIDNPEIILSALKPADEQGTLVLRLYNQSSEEQTGTIQFGFPTHAYCETNFLETWQENHYYEMENNQFAVSLQAYQIKTFLLRDKVTQRAF, encoded by the coding sequence ATGAAAACTAAAACAATTCAAGGCATTGTCGTTGCTCATACCCACTGGGATCGCGCTTGGTATCTTCCATTTCAATCGTTTCGTTATCGACTCGTGCGGATGATTGATGAGTTAATTGATCTCCTAGAAAGTGATGCAGCATTTCGTTTTTTTACCCTAGATGGGCAAACGGTTCTCTTAGAAGATTATCTCGAAATTAAACCTGAAAAAGAAACTCGTCTTAAAAGTTTAATTCAATCGGGTCGGATTTTAATTGGTCCTTGGTACACTATGCCCGATTTATTTTTAGTCAGTGGCGAAGCCGTGATCCGCAACTTACAAGTTGGACGAAAATGGTGTCAAAAATTCGGGAATTATATGGCGGTGGGTTATCTTCCCGATCCCTTTGGACACTTTGCCCAAATGCCGCAAATTTTAAGGGGATTTGAGATTGATAGTTATATTTTTATGCGGGGTTTGGATGCAGAAACAAAAGCCACTCATGGAGCAATTTTTAATTGGCAAGCCCCTGATCATTCAAGCGTTTTAGCGATCTATCAACGGGAAGGTTATTTCCCCGTTGGGGCATTAGGTCACCCTAGTGTTTTTGGACGGTTTGAAGGACATGAAGCCAATTTAAATCTAGCAAAGAAACAAACCGAACAAGTATTAGAAACAATGCTGCCTTTACAAGGAGAAAAAACGCTTTTATTGAGTAATGGCTTTGATCATATGCCAGTGCAAAAAGAAATCCCAGAATTATTATCAAAATTAAATGAAACAGTAGCAGGAATTGAATTAACGCAAGGAACGATTCCTGAATTTATTGCAGCGATTCAAGCAGAAAATCAGTCTCACGAAACTTACCAAGGCGATCTCATTGGCAATGCCGACCAGCCCATTTTGGCCAGTGTTTATTCCACGCGCATGTATCTCAAGCAACAGAATCATGCCGCGCAACGATTATTATCGCGCTATGTGGAACCGATCAGTGCCTGGCTAGAAAGTTTTGGCTTCGGAGATGATGTTCGTCCGTTTTTAGAACAAGCGTGGCGGCTACTCCTGAAAAACCATCCCCATGATGATATCTGTGGCTGTAGTGTGGATGGGGTTCATGACGATGATGAGTTTCGCTTTCGTCAAATTGAACAGTTGGGAGACGCGATGTTAGTGGAACAATTGGAAAGCCTATTAAAACAGGGGTTTGTTCCACCCCAACACACAGGAGAATACACGACAGATGTTTTTGTTTTTAACTCCCATCCTTGGGAAGCGACTTATCAAGTGGAAACCTCGATCTATTTTCCCAACCCCGATGGAGAATGGGGAGACCCCTTACCGCCTTTGGCTTTAGCGGGCTGTGAGGGTCACGGCAAACCCATTAAAATTAGTGTACTGCATACGGAAGCCCCGAGAGCGCGATCGCGCTACCTAGAAACCACTTGGGGACGACGCTATGATATTGCTTTCTCGATTACCCTTCCCCCCTTAGGCTATCAACTGGTTCATATTTACCAAGATCATCAACCCTTACCAGAAACCCCTCCCGACCAACCCTTAGTTTTAGAAAACGAACGCTATTGGCTTGCCATCAAAGATCAGCAAGTTATCCTCACCGCGGAATGCGGTCGAGCGCAAGCCCCGGAATTGGATTCCGGGGAACGCTCGACAGAAAAAGCGACACAAACGACTTTCTCGGACTTTCTCCAGTTGGAATATCAATTGGATGGCGGGGATACTTATTCCTTTAGTCCAGTTCCCGAATTTCAACCTGTTTGGGGAACATTGAAAACCGCAACCCTTCATCCCCAGAAAACAGATACCTTACGCTTAAGCTATCAGCTAACCGTTCCGAAAGGGTACAGTGGAGAAAAAGGGATTTTTGGCGAAACGACGCTCAACATAACAGTTGATCTCACCCTGACGCCGCACGCTGCAGTGGGAATTACCATTCACTATGAAAATACGGCTGAGAATGGACGATTACGCGCTGTCCTTCCTTTAGGCTTCTCCACAAAGGAATCTCTAGCTGATGGACATTTTCGCCTCGTTTCACGTGAAAAACCAGCTTTACGCACCCCAGAAAGCGACCCCGAACGGTATCAAACTTACCCTGGAGAATTAGATTATCCAACGCATCACCAAGGCGATTTTATTCTCTTTTCTGGGGATGATTATCAAGTTTGGGTAGCCAACCAGGGCTTACCCGAATATGAAGTAATGGGAGAGCAAGTGGCGATTACTTTACATCGTGCCGTGGGTGATCTCTCCGTCGGGAAAGGTCGCATTCGCCCTTGTCAAGCGGGACCTTCTGTTCCTACCCCAGGCGCCCAATGTCAACGGAAACTGAGTGCAGAATTGGCGTATGGCATTGCAGACTTGCCTCAATCAAAAATAATCCGTTATGCCCGTGAATTTTCTCATCCGGCTTGGGTGCGAGAAATGCCTTACTTACCTTATCTCAATGCTGTGGGAGAATTAGCGCGTTGCGGTTCTCTCTGCGCCATTGATAATCCGGAAATAATTTTATCAGCCTTGAAACCGGCAGATGAACAAGGAACACTGGTGTTGCGCTTGTATAATCAAAGTTCAGAGGAACAAACCGGAACAATCCAGTTTGGCTTTCCTACTCATGCTTACTGTGAGACCAACTTTTTAGAAACTTGGCAGGAAAACCATTACTATGAGATGGAAAATAATCAGTTTGCGGTCTCTCTTCAAGCTTATCAAATCAAAACCTTTTTATTGCGGGACAAAGTGACTCAGAGGGCGTTTTAA
- a CDS encoding sugar kinase, which translates to MSKCGLFVGITTLDIIYLAPHLPEANEKLSALDSTLSAGGPATNASVAFSYLGNHSRLLSVLGNHPIIHLITTDLDQQQIEHQDLQPRWEQTPPTSSIIVTQASGDRAVISLNAVRCQAAPNQIPEDILSDIDLVLIDGHQMAVSAVIAQQAQAKKIPVVVDGGSWKSGFETVLGHTDYAICSANFYPPNCQTQTDVFNYLKQMGIPYSAITQGEQPILYQTPEHTGKITIPKIAAVDTLGAGDIFHGAFCHYILQAEFESAIASAGKIAAQACQSFGTRNWMKSNH; encoded by the coding sequence ATGTCTAAATGTGGTTTATTTGTGGGGATCACAACCCTTGATATAATTTATCTGGCGCCGCACCTCCCAGAAGCCAATGAAAAATTGAGTGCTCTTGATAGTACCCTCTCTGCAGGCGGACCTGCCACTAATGCTAGTGTCGCTTTTAGTTATTTAGGGAATCACTCGCGGCTGTTATCTGTATTAGGAAATCATCCCATTATCCATTTAATTACAACTGATTTAGACCAGCAACAAATTGAACATCAAGACTTACAACCTCGGTGGGAACAAACACCGCCCACATCATCAATTATTGTTACGCAAGCGAGCGGCGATCGCGCCGTTATTTCTTTAAATGCCGTCCGTTGTCAAGCCGCTCCCAATCAGATTCCAGAAGATATCTTATCAGATATTGATTTAGTTTTAATTGATGGTCACCAGATGGCAGTCAGTGCTGTCATTGCTCAACAAGCCCAGGCAAAAAAGATTCCGGTTGTAGTTGATGGTGGAAGCTGGAAATCAGGATTTGAAACCGTACTCGGTCATACCGACTATGCGATTTGTTCGGCAAATTTTTACCCGCCCAATTGTCAAACGCAAACGGATGTTTTTAACTACCTCAAACAAATGGGCATTCCTTATTCTGCCATTACCCAAGGCGAGCAGCCCATTCTTTATCAAACTCCTGAACATACCGGAAAAATTACGATTCCTAAAATTGCTGCTGTCGATACCTTAGGCGCTGGCGATATTTTTCATGGTGCATTTTGCCACTATATTTTACAAGCAGAATTTGAGAGCGCGATCGCGTCAGCTGGAAAAATTGCAGCGCAAGCGTGTCAGTCTTTTGGCACGAGAAATTGGATGAAAAGTAATCATTAG
- a CDS encoding helix-turn-helix domain-containing protein — MNAEVWRYPNEHTLGLFLSPRPFKFSHGLEGRTYTGLYSKGDLLVTPADTRLATQAEGDVQIIQMRLQDSFLRQVAEETLGQDGDHIKLVPAFQTRDPQVDAIATLLLAELHQASFGNQLYTDSLANVLAVHLLRHHATTRPGLPTYEGGLPQHQLLQVLDYIDAHLGSEITLAELAELVGMSQFHFGRLFKQSLGLSPYQYLLQQRVERAKQLLKQTDKPVVEIALDCGFNSHSHLGRKFRQLTGMTPKAYRAQ, encoded by the coding sequence ATGAACGCAGAGGTGTGGCGTTATCCGAATGAACATACCCTGGGTTTGTTCCTGTCACCGCGCCCCTTTAAGTTTTCCCATGGGCTAGAGGGTCGCACCTATACCGGACTCTACAGCAAGGGCGATTTACTGGTGACTCCAGCAGATACAAGGCTGGCAACCCAGGCTGAGGGGGATGTCCAGATCATACAAATGCGGCTTCAAGATTCGTTTTTGCGCCAGGTGGCAGAGGAGACGTTGGGGCAAGATGGCGATCACATCAAACTCGTCCCAGCATTCCAGACCCGCGATCCTCAAGTTGACGCGATCGCGACGTTATTGCTGGCAGAACTCCATCAGGCATCCTTTGGTAACCAGCTGTATACCGATTCACTGGCTAATGTTTTAGCAGTGCATTTGCTGCGGCATCACGCCACCACCCGACCCGGGTTGCCCACTTATGAGGGCGGCCTCCCTCAACATCAGCTTCTACAGGTTTTGGACTATATTGATGCCCATTTGGGCAGCGAAATTACCTTAGCTGAGCTAGCAGAACTCGTCGGAATGAGTCAATTTCATTTTGGCCGCCTCTTCAAGCAATCACTAGGTCTGTCGCCTTACCAATATCTGCTGCAGCAACGGGTAGAGCGGGCAAAGCAGTTGTTGAAACAGACGGATAAACCCGTCGTAGAAATTGCTCTTGACTGCGGTTTCAACAGCCACAGCCATTTGGGACGAAAATTTCGGCAGCTGACGGGTATGACACCGAAAGCCTATCGTGCCCAGTAG
- a CDS encoding DUF3288 family protein, protein MTQIPEQKHPREKQDRAIIEQLFQEDITDHNLAELARLRIRYQNFPGAKSLQQDLDLLLQQWNLTEEALFEKTRQIHHKRKVYHAGRDEEEDWS, encoded by the coding sequence ATGACTCAAATTCCAGAACAAAAACACCCACGAGAAAAGCAAGATCGAGCTATTATTGAACAGCTTTTTCAAGAAGATATTACTGATCATAATTTAGCAGAACTGGCTCGCTTGCGCATTCGTTATCAAAATTTTCCCGGCGCTAAGTCCTTACAACAAGATTTAGATTTACTCTTACAACAATGGAATTTAACGGAAGAAGCTCTCTTTGAAAAAACTCGTCAAATTCACCATAAAAGAAAAGTTTATCATGCCGGGAGAGATGAAGAAGAAGATTGGAGTTAG
- a CDS encoding DUF4440 domain-containing protein yields the protein MNRHPIEVQIERADQAIVAENFDTLLQIYTKDAILVIEPGRIAQGREAIRKAFESIAIYFKNGLQVRQNGMEILESGDTALVLANTVISAPNLPEVERKATYVFNKDSHGTWLCSIDNSYGHEIVSNNA from the coding sequence ATGAATCGACATCCCATAGAAGTTCAAATAGAAAGAGCCGATCAGGCGATCGTTGCAGAGAATTTCGACACGCTCTTGCAAATCTATACTAAGGACGCCATCTTGGTTATCGAGCCGGGGAGAATCGCGCAGGGGCGAGAGGCTATCCGAAAAGCCTTTGAATCTATCGCAATATATTTCAAGAACGGGTTGCAGGTGAGGCAGAATGGCATGGAAATACTTGAATCGGGTGATACCGCCTTAGTTTTAGCCAACACAGTAATTTCTGCTCCCAATCTGCCGGAAGTTGAACGCAAAGCAACCTATGTATTCAACAAAGATTCCCATGGAACTTGGTTGTGCTCAATTGACAACTCATACGGCCATGAAATTGTTTCAAACAATGCATAA
- a CDS encoding methyltransferase domain-containing protein, giving the protein MTQSMKFWDKSAEKYAKQPIADEAAYQKKLAVTRDYFRPDMEVLEIGCGTGSTAILHAPYVKHIRAIDFSPNMIAIAQAKAADQNIQNVTFEQASIDELSVPDSTYDAVLGLNVLHLLDNKEAAIAKVYDMLQPGRPFITSTVCLGDTMAWFKLVAPIGKLLRLFPLVKVFTIKDLEKSLTDAGFAINYQWQAGEYKSPIGQAKIVFIVAKKAE; this is encoded by the coding sequence ATGACTCAATCAATGAAATTTTGGGACAAAAGCGCCGAGAAATACGCTAAGCAACCCATTGCCGATGAAGCCGCTTATCAGAAAAAGCTGGCGGTTACCCGTGACTACTTTCGACCTGACATGGAAGTGCTGGAAATTGGTTGCGGTACGGGGTCAACGGCCATCCTCCATGCGCCCTATGTAAAGCACATCCGAGCCATTGATTTCTCACCCAACATGATTGCGATCGCCCAAGCAAAAGCCGCCGATCAAAACATCCAAAATGTCACCTTTGAGCAGGCCAGCATTGACGAACTGAGTGTCCCCGACAGCACTTACGATGCGGTGTTGGGCCTGAATGTTTTACACCTGCTCGACAATAAGGAAGCCGCGATCGCCAAGGTTTATGACATGCTCCAACCGGGCAGACCTTTTATCACCAGTACCGTCTGCCTGGGGGATACGATGGCCTGGTTCAAGTTGGTAGCCCCCATCGGTAAACTCTTGAGGCTGTTTCCGTTAGTCAAGGTCTTTACGATCAAAGACTTAGAGAAAAGTTTGACGGATGCAGGATTTGCGATCAATTACCAATGGCAGGCGGGTGAGTATAAATCGCCCATTGGTCAAGCGAAAATCGTCTTCATCGTGGCCAAGAAGGCTGAATAG
- a CDS encoding glutathione S-transferase family protein, translating to MKHYFHPMSRGVTTDWMLTELEAPHEKIIIDFFAGENNTPEYRAINPMGKVPALEDDGRIVTETAAICAYLADKYLEKGFAPAVSPPERARYYRYLFFPGTTLEPMFSVNQLGITDFNPQSVGWGNMGSCMATVESMTPKSDWVMGKQFTAADVVFGGTLDFAMQFGWLKNASPTVAAYVKPRPAYQQTHPQAGNQ from the coding sequence ATGAAACACTATTTCCACCCGATGAGTAGAGGTGTAACAACCGACTGGATGCTCACAGAGCTGGAAGCCCCGCATGAGAAGATCATCATTGATTTTTTCGCGGGCGAGAACAACACACCGGAATACCGCGCCATCAACCCCATGGGAAAGGTGCCAGCGCTTGAGGACGATGGCAGGATCGTAACTGAGACGGCAGCGATCTGTGCGTACCTGGCTGACAAGTACCTTGAAAAGGGTTTTGCCCCAGCGGTGAGTCCCCCTGAGCGGGCGCGTTACTACCGCTACCTGTTCTTCCCTGGGACGACGCTTGAACCGATGTTCTCGGTCAACCAGCTTGGAATCACCGATTTCAACCCTCAGTCCGTCGGCTGGGGAAATATGGGCAGCTGCATGGCGACGGTGGAGTCGATGACCCCCAAATCCGATTGGGTAATGGGCAAGCAGTTTACCGCCGCCGATGTCGTATTTGGTGGCACTTTGGATTTTGCCATGCAGTTTGGCTGGTTGAAGAACGCGTCACCGACAGTCGCGGCATATGTGAAGCCTAGACCCGCATACCAACAGACACATCCTCAAGCGGGGAATCAGTAA